The window TCACATGTGCTAGTATTCacgactaattattcttttaataGCCAACGACGTGCTGGTCGACAATAAGGTGCCTACGGTGATTTCGTTAATCTCAAAATATACCGACTTAGTTAATCTCAAAATATACTGACTTCGTTAATCTCAAAATATACCCACAAAGACTAACGAAGACACATACGCGCACGGTATCTCTATGAGCACCTACAAAGACTAAGTCGGTACCGTGCGCATATGTGTATTCACAAAGGTTAGCGTGCACGTGTGTACATGAGAATTTGTATTTATATTGtgtttagaaaaaataaaaagtaatatTTTACGTTGGGAGTACTAATGCCAGGAATGAGCTAGTATTGAATCGAATTATACTTTTTAAAATGTAGATCCGTGTAAAACGGTATGAAAAAATCAAACCCACAACATGCTGATTCATGCTTAGAAATAAAGTTGCAACACATTAGAATCCATGAAATCTTATGTGGTTTCAGAGGAAGGATAGGGAAAAGAAATGATCCTTTATATACCCTTTTCCAGGGGCGGAGACAGGAGTAGGGCAACTAGGGTTGCAGCCCTACTCCTGATCCTAAATATTCATTGAAATTctattttaaaactttaaaaaCTAAAAGATAAAggcaaaattatatatatttaaccaATTGAGTCTTAGGTTTGGAAAAATTCTAGCTCCGCCCGCTGCCCTTTTCCTTCCCTAGACTTTATCATGTAAGTTCCAATGCGTTGCCCTCGCGAAGAAAAAGCTGAACGTGTTTGAACGTACCACGCACGATGGGTTACGTTGTTGAATGTTGATCACCAGTAGATTGAGCGATCTCATAAGCAAATATAGAAGGTCAGCGCCGCAGGATCTGAACATTCAGCTACCGAAGTACTACTAGTAGCCAATTAGTAATCGATGTGATACTGATACAATCTCGTTGTTGATCGAGGCGAATAAACAAAccggcacgcacgcacgcacgacgCAGAAATTAACCACCAACGTGCCCATTTCGGATCGACCTGATAGCAGTCGACAGCCGCTGACCCACCACCGCGTACGAATTCGTGACAAGTAGTGGCCCCCCACGGACGATCACCCCCGATTGATCGAATCCCCTCCTGCAAGTCTCTGCATACGCCACATCAATGCCTCCTCATCTCTTCTCCAaaagaccccccccccccgacgtACGCCAGGGCCCGTATGCGCCACACGTGCGTGTGCTTTCGTGCGCGCtgccgacgccgcggccgctcgCCACGATCTCGCTAGCCGCTAGCGCCCCATGCATCCGCGCGCGGCGATGCTCCGCGAGAACGGTTGATTCGGCGAGCAAACCTGTGTGTGTCTGTGACTCCGTGTGATAATGCGAGTGAGAGTGTGATCGAGCACGAGGACGGTGGCATGTACTACCGCCGTGGACGTACGCGGTGGCTGGCTCTGTGTCTCCGTGGGAGATGGGTCTGTATTGTACGGTTGGGTAAAATGGGTAGGGGCCAGCCGGCAGTGGCCAAAACCGCCGCTACCCGATCGAATCGATCACATTTATGCCTTGCCGCCAACTTGCCGTTTCACGGTCCGGGCGCGTGATCATGCTCCTTGTCACTGTCCCCCCTCGGCATGCACGTTTCGTACGTCGTCGATATTCACCTACTTTTGGATCGGGTGTTTGGGCGTTTTGGCTTCTTTTTTAGGCTAGACTACACTTGAAATTCCGCTCCTACAGATCGTACAGGCTCTCTAGCCCGACAAGGGAATTAAGCCGTGAAAACACGTCGATCGTTTTGCGCAACCGCACCGCACCGCCGGGACGGCACGGCAGGTAGAATCTGGAGCCGCGTCCACCCTCCCTGGGCTGGGCCCCGACCTGCTGCCGATGCTGGTTGCTGTGCCAGACTGCTCGCTTTTCCAGAGAAGCCTTTTGAGAGTTAAGGCCGGTTCCTTTCTTGGGTTAATGCCGCGATACCGTAGGAGCACAAACCGTAATTGCAAGCTACTAGTACGCGCGTAACGTGACGTCTCTCACGTAATCTCGTCGCaacgtcccaaaaaaaaaaattacaagcacACGCTGCACGCATCCGTTACGGCTCGCAGGCGCTCCTCGCGGCCGTCCGAGAGGTTCAAATTTCAAACAGTCAGCCGGAGCCCTGGAGCAACGGCACCCGTCCGATCTGTCCCTGAACACGTGTCGGGTATCCAAGGACGGTGCGGCGGGGGCAATTCCGTCATTACCGGCTTTCCGTTTCCGTTCCGTTTCCGCGACCGGCGATTCCCCGTTGCGGCTGTTCGGGAGGTTTGTGAAAACGACCGGACGCGACCGGCACCAGCGTCGCAGCCCAACGGCCAGATCCGGTTAACGGCGCCGTGAGTGCGGCGGGCGCGGGGGCATCTCCCAGCCGTCGGATCGGGATCTGATCCCCCTCGCCCGTGGCATCTTTATATTGTAGcaggcgacgcgacgcgagcggcggacggagagagagagaggaggaaaaaaagtGGGGGAGAGAATCCAAAGAGGGACATCACATACATATCCCACCAGCggcgaggagagggagaagggaaaCGGCcaaagaaggcgacggcggcggcgcaggaggggCGCGCACGCGGCGCAGATGGGCAAGTACATGAGGAAGTTCAGGGGGGCCACGGGGGAGGAGTTGGCCGCCATGGAGGTCACGCAGGTGGTTGGCGTCCGGACGAGGTCGaggtcggcagcggcggcgggcgcgacgacgacgaaggtgaaggcggcgtcggcggcgtccaccaggaggaggaaggcgctgCTGCCGACGGCGGTCGTGGGGACTACTCGCCGTGACGGCGGGAGCTGCTACCTCCAGCTGAGGAGCCGCATGCTGTTCATGGCCCCGCcgaggccggcgccggccgcgaggGCTCCGGTTGTAGCGGAGGCGGCGGGTTCCGGGAACGGAGCGGCGGCGCATGCGGCGGCTGGCCTCTCGCGTTGCTCCAGCACGGCGTCGTCCGTGGACGCGGCGGCTCAGGACAGGAGCCTCGCGTGCCGCTCCGACGTCGCGGAGGTGAGGGAATCGAAACCCTAGAATTCGAATTCGAAAAATGATCCCAGATCTCTAATCACCGGTTGCTGAAGCGTGCGTGCTTTTTGGTGATGTTCTACAGGCAGGCAGCGAGCATGTCCCGGAGGGCTCCGCGAGCGACTCGGCGAGCGGCCGTGACCGCGAGAGGTGGGAGAATTCTCCCTCATTTCCGGCAAATTCTTCTGAATTATGCGTTCTGACATGCCCCTGACGCCGAATCACCCtcgatttttcaaaattttcaaattccaGGAGAGAAACAACTCCATCAAGCTTTCTCCCCGGAGAGGTGAGCGATCTGGAGTCGGATCTGGCTGGAGGACAGAAGCGCAGCCGTCCACTACCTTCTGCGGCAACAGCCTCAGCACAGCAAGCCACGCGGCCGAAGATTCCGCCGGCCGCCGAGATCGAGGCGTTCTtcgcggcggccgaggaggcTGAGGCCAAGCGCTTCGCCGCCAAGTAAGTATATACAGAATTTTTACCGCTCGCTGTAACATCTAGTAAAAGTTACTGCGCGCCCTAGCTAGCTTCGTTCTTCTTCTCCGATGCTCGCGCGTGGCGTGAATTTGCCGCTGCTGCCGGCGAGCAAGATAATTAACGTGCGTGCGCTTCTTCCCATGGCCGCAGGTACAACTTCGACGTCGTTCGCGGCGTGCCCCTCGACGCCGGTCGGTTCGAGTGGACTCCGGTGGTCAGCAGCCGAAGCTGAAGCGAGCGTGCAGATTAAGCGGAAGCTAGAAAGGAAGGTACAGGGGGGCGCCGTGTAGAAAGGGAAGGCGAgctagagagaggagaagaagaagaagaaaagatgcTCATCCAAAGGGAATAAACTGGAAAAGTGGGAGACTACAAAAAAAGAAGCATTATAGCCTAACAACCACCGATTCGACTCTTTTTTCTTTCACATTTTCTTTGCATTTTTACTCTTACTGTGTACTAGAAAGTAGTAGCAGTAGTAAACTAGTAATTCGTCCCAGTATTTATCAGAGGTTTATCTCGATAGGAATAGATATATTATCCCCTTACTGTAATTGCCTCCATCTTGTATTTGGATGGAAATTAAATTTACtgtacagcagcagcagctgttcTGCAAGTTTAAGTTAACCATCACCGTTTTATTACTTAATTTCCCATGCATTTTAATTCCTGCAATGCTAGTACCACAGTGCTATAAGCTCAACAAAATGTACGTCTTTATCGTTTAAATCTCTTGGTACAtcagatggaaaaaaaatcattgttcCATTTAGTAGTTTTGCACGTACTACGTTATCACACAGGTCAACCAAACCTGCAAAATTCTTTCTTTTGGCTGTGTCTCTGAGTAGACGCAGCATAATTCATCTCGTCTCTGAGCTAGAGCAGCATATAGTACAGGCAAACTGCAGTGGAGGCTTCTATGGCGTGCCGTGAAAAGAAGGTTAAGATGGGTCCTGCAGTTCCCGTGGCCGAGGCGGATCGTCCACCAATGGTATTTCCGGTTAGTAAAAAGCTCCATCTTGCAGTAAAGTGCGACTAAACTAAGCAAGTAAACTAGTATGATTAGTGCGGGGTAAACGAGTGTTTACGTGTAGACGATTGGCTTTGGATCCTGTGCACATGGGCCGTGCATGTGGTGGATGAGacgatagagagagagagagaggctagGGAATGTTACTTCCATCGGGATCTGGGTTTCTTCAGCTTGGTTGATAAAAACTATGAGGATGACGAGGAGAAACAGAGAGAAGTTTTGCGGCTTGGATTTGGGGCCACAGTGCGTGCCCACTGCTGCTTGCTGGCTTTGCACTGAAAGGAAGAGGGGCTTTTAGTGTGTGGCCCACTGTTTCTTGTCACTTGACCTTCCTTGTCCATTTGGGTTATTTCTGACACTGGCTCTATATGGAACTTCACTACCAGTACTACCATTACCGTGTTATATTCAGACAAACATATATAACAGATGATATGTTtttcagttcttttttttcttctaggtGTGTGTAAACTGTTTAAGCGAAGTCAATTTTTTTACTTGCATTTACAAAATGGAACAAAGGAAAATGGGTGCTCGTGGGGGTGGTGTGCATGGGAGGGAGATGACGGCTAGCACGAGCACGTTATGAGCACGACTATTTATGGCGAGTTAATATACTAACTGGCCAGGGTTCACAAGGTCACAACACCGAAGCAACAAGCCGAGATCCATGGATAGTGGGGGGTAGATCTTGTGAAATCCGGGGTGGTTGTTTGTTCGGAGATCCAGCCGCAGATGCATCTACTACcatcacagcagcagcagcagcaagtggCGAGATGAAAAAGAGAGAAGCTCGCATAGAAAAATGGGgttggagatcgatcgatcgatcgatcagagcAGAGGCCAaagcatattaaaaaaaaacgaggTGGTTTGCTTGGGGAAGCGTGGCGCTGAGCTCCTGGGGGAAGAAGGTGAGGATCCCGAAGCCGGTAAACATTCCGCGGTGGATAACAATAACCGTCAAGTGGGGTGGCACTGAAACTGTGGCTTTTGTAGCTCCATTTTGGGGCAGGTTAGCTTTGGAAGTGGCAGAGTTTATTCCTCCGTTTCACCCTGCCTACCacactagtagtagtactactgctgctgcttttaTCTTTGCTTGGCTTGGCTTGGTTTGCAGTGTCACAGTTTCAGGTCCGGTTtagtttctaatttttttcataaaaaattacatcgaatctttaaatatatgtatgaaatattaaacatagattaaaaatactaattacacagttacgtgaaaatcgtgagacgaatcttttaagtctaattagtccatgattagccataaatactACAGTAAcacatatgtgctaatgacgtattaattatgcttaaaagattcgtctcatggtttccagacgagttatgaaattagttttttaattcgCATCCAAAAACTCCTTCCAACATCAGATCAAATGTCCGATATAAcactcaaaaattttcttttcgcgaaacAGGGCCTCACTCATCAGCGAGCTATAGCTACCAGGTGTACTACGTACCAAGAAGGCCAGGACCTGTACACTGCAGTAGCAGCACAGCTGCTGCACAGGAGCCACAGCTTCGCTTGCCTTTCTCAAGAAGAGTGTTCGTTGAGTCCATttttccccttcccttcctGAGAGAGAAGCCACCGCTAGATCCAAAAGTCTGAAAAAGCGCAGCTCGGCATGAATTCAAAAAGGGGTGTTTGTAGTGACAGTAACCTGCAGGGAATGGCAGAGAGGTCACTGTAATCTTTCAGAGAATGGCAGAGcttgctcctgctgctgcagtCTGCTGACACCGTACTTTAACCGCCGGAATTGCTCTGCCATTTGGTGGTGCCTGCACTTCCTTTGGTAGTACTAGCAGTACCTGCTTTTGTAGTAAGTGTGTTGTCCATAGTATGGTGATAGAATCAGCATGTGGAGTTAATCATCTATGGATCTCTATGTAtgattagtagtagtagtagtgtgTGTGTGGGCGATTGCAACGGGACAACGGAGTAAATCGACCAATGAATGCAGCAAAAAAGGGGATACGAGTGTACTGCTGCTGCTACACTGGCTAGTGTCAAGGACGATTTTGTGCTTGAACTTGTCACTGGCAACCGTGTTTTGCAGCAGAGGATTAACGGTACTTGCGTGTACGTACAGATCGGCAACCCCTGTTTTGTTTTTCGGCCGTTGCTCTGTGCATTCATGGTGTGACGACGAGATGGGCACCGTGTACGGGTGTAAATGGATTGGATCTAGACGCCAGAATTAGAGTAGCAGTAAAATACTAGTATACGTTGCGCAGAATAATATATCCGTATCCGTATGTTGAAATTTCTTTGGGCCCTGCCGACATTTATGCACCTTAAATACGGATCGAATCCTGTTGATATGGTACAGTGCATACAAATCGTGTAACACAGAGAGTAGTGCGTATATCTCAGGAGTCGATCGAACACCATAAGCTTAATTTGGATTGAACACATATATACGGGTTTTAATTTCTGGTCGCCAAAAGAAATTACTACAGCCCGTGTGTCTCATCTCTCGACTCTCGAGTACTTTTGAGTTTGGCCTGAGAATAAATTTGGCCCATGATAACTAGTACAATCTGGTCTTCTCGGCCCAGTGCCCAACGCGCCGGCGCCGTGCACAGCGGCTGCCGTCCGCAGCGACCGAAACCCCAGGCCGCCTCGGCACGCGGCTTTCCGTGGGCCGCGGCTCGGGGGCCTCGGCAGAAACGGACCCGCGCGGCGTGGGCGGGCGGCGTCGCGCGCGTGTGTCACGGCGTTTTTTCTCCCATCGCTCCCCGCGTCCAACCCGGGGAAAACGCCCCGGCGTTTTGGTCGCGTCGTCGTCACGGCTGCTGCCGCGGCTGACAtgccgcgcgggcggcggattGACGGGTGCGCGGGGGTGAGGGCAACCTGCGCGACGGAGGCAGGGGGAGCTCCGCGCCTGTGCGCGTGTCGCGTCCTGCCGCTTCGTGCCTCACAGCCGCAGTGGCGCAGAACGCCAGAACGGATGCGCGtcgcgcggggagggggccgGTTCATGGAGTGTGCTGATCgggtgttggaattaatagaatgggctaaggcccattcgaagattaattctttgaaaaatcaTAAAAGCTCACCTCATGAGAtgacatgcatgtggagtttagtaccaccttacttattctaCGAGATGGGGACCTCCTTAAaggggaggatgccctcctagccatttgaagcatgtgtggtggagagaagagggggaacacgcgcgcgcttgctcgcctggcctggtaggcggcgcgcgtgcatgacgtacgcgtcgaatggtccacAAAATTGGCTCCGCAGATGCaacctccttttgcagttttgttttgccgcaggaaaattcggatttgttttgttattggaaacattccgaaaaacccggtgcgtgaaaacggcatggagtccggataagttacgcgcgacttatctgGCTCGGTTACGCAGAGTGGAGATcatgcgggcgccctgatcaagcgacctatctctatataaaccgtgcagccgccttcacgcaacacacgcgaaatcaatctagggtttgcctcctcctctgtgttgcaccgtcgctcgtagactactccatacCGCTCGCTAGCGTGCACCggtgatcgggagagcaggtctccggaacctctgccttcgacgtcttgcacgagagaaggcggcaataaggtttttgggaagcgcttcgcgcgactgctccctgttcgtctgcgacggctcgccttcctctccgctcgcgtgctgcgcgcctttgtcgacgctcgcaaccgcgagtatttcctgccgagcaaccggtctttccgccacctcggtacgtgttcgatatgttgcgcatatttgatctgttcatgttttactgcttagtttacatgtgtagatctaatgatgcgttaatcctagtataaatatgtaatgccatgatttatttatggaatatattaaatcattatatgcctatattctCAGCAATCGGGATCGTTCGGCAATCGGCACGATGTAGCCGTGGTTTTCTGGCTGTAAACACGGCCGACGAAGTGGGATCACTGGGATGTGATTACTCGCGGCAGAGTCGGTACGTTAGGTCGAACCAGCGGGTTCTCGCGGTCGCATCAGCGCAACGCTGGTGAGGAGCATGGTGCATTGCATCGTTGATAAGACCGGCCCAGGCGAAGACAAACCGATGACCCACTGGTCTGTGTCCACAGGGCTATGCACAAGCAGCACAACTCGGGAGGACGACGGGTTAATTTATCTTTGTGGATGGAGTACATGATTTGATTGGCAATAACAACATATTCAGATATATTTGCCCGGAGAAGATAGATATCAGAGTACGTATGCCTCCAACCCGTCCAAACtattattttgatttttgttaTATATGGCGGTGTGtgtaaattaaatattagccAACATGATGAGAGATGACATACACTAAAGGATAGGGTAGGGTCCATCCCGATCGATGGCAAACATTTGGAAAGTTTCATCGATCCTCTCTATGGAGTTCCCTTGATATAAAATTACTTATTTTGAGATTTCACTTTACTCTATTTTCACATTTCATCCTGAGCATAACAATATAATTTAGAttcttaactatttaccacttttaCGAGTGATAATTAAGAATTTACCACTAAACTCATATATCACACATATGAGAAACCACATGTGAGTGATAAATTCTTAATTGTCACATCTTAAAAGTAACAAAATAGTTAAATGCGCAGGACACTTGATGAGCCAACCATTGACTGAGGTGGAACATATTGTAATAGAGAAACTAACTTACGGAGTGCATTATTGTCCTTACTATTGATTCTACTTTTTTATGCATGATCGATCTAAATAGCTTTAGTCATTACATGCATCAATCATCGTTATCTGTTATAATTGCTCTCATCATTGTTGTTTTGTGAGGACAATGTAGCAACATTTGGTGCGCTGTTGACGTAACATTTCCTTCGTTTGACTAGCTGTGGCAGGCTCTATTATTCGTTGTGCTCTGTACCCTTGGCATCACGAGGTTAGGTTCACTGGAACTGACTTTATCTTGCACTGGATAGGCAACCATGCTTTTGCCCTAATTACCAGTggcgttttttccttttctgttcCTTTTGTAGAAACCCTTCTTTATAATGGAGGAATTCTGGACGATTTTTGTGGGAATGTCTGTTAATCAATTATATTCATATGAAAATCCTACAAAATTTATACGTTCAAATGGAGCCCTTAATAATCCAATTTATTGGGTTATTAAATAGTCCAATCATCCAATGCGTGTGAGTTGTGTGGATTACTGTTAAGATATATGGACGGTTGagatttgttaatttttttcgcgaacgcgttAGATTTGTTCTTGAGAATGGTAGCAACAAAACCTGGCCTCttgacaagaaagaaaaaagaagctaTTATGCCAAGATCTGGGGGGTCCTGCACAAACGTCACTGATTGCGATCAGTTCTTTCTGTACTTGTAGCTCTCCAATTGGAGCGATTGGATAGTGGATTTAGTTAGCGGAGAACGTACATGACTTGGAAAGGAGTTTCACAGCTTTGTTATCAAACATGTTCAGAAGTAcacaggtttttttttcttcagaggAGTTGTGCATGTTTTTGTTGCTTTATCCTGATGCTTTGAAACAATGCTCAGCATTCACTAAAGGATACGGATTGAATTTTGCATCGTTTTCTTCCTAGCCTCAAACAACTCTGCTCTGTGTTTCAGCAGTTTCAATAGAACTTGTGGAGCTTGTGAGTACTATATAGTACATCCACTATTGCTAGACGCCTTACCGAGATGACGACCTGTATTAGGGACAAAGTGACCACAAAATCCGCTAACTAAAGTGACTCAACAATAGTTAACAGTCCTATTGGCTTGTAAAGATGGAAAAGTTGAGCACCATTGCTTGCATCAATGCCCTACTTTCAGTTTAATTTAAAACCAAGATGATTTGATGTATGTTGAGAACCTTGAAAACGCTTTGCATAGAGCCGTGCATCTAGTGCAGCACTGCAGCGGACATGTCGGGAGAGTGAAGTATCGATTTGCTAGAAACAAAAAGGATCATGATTCAGGTGGATCCTTCCTCTGTTCTTCCTCTCGTTCTCTATCATACACACTCTCTTCTGTGGATCTTGTCCCTCTTTATGAAATCATACAGCAGAGCAGGGAACAAGACAAAGGAGAGCACTGTTGATCCCCACAGGCCAGAAAGGCTCCATCACTATAGGCTATCCTCTCTTCACAGATCTGGCCATCTGGCAGACTAATGATTGCACCATAAAATTTTCGATCTACACAAGCGCTGCATTTTGTACAGGGTggagggggaaaaaagaaacaaaaaaaaaaagaagaaagaggaaGCAAAGACTGATATGGATCTAGTGGACAGCTAGCTAGAGAGACAGCACttatgcaagaaaaaaaaaacacaattgtTTGCTCTTCAGCACACACTGGCCATCTAGCACACAAGCAACCGAGCACAATCATCTACAAAAACTAGCCTTTGAGACAAGTACAATGCAAGAGGATGGTCACAATATGAGACAGAGACGAGAGTTCCATGTGTGTTTTGGCTGAGTCCCATATATGTCATCTCATTGCTCCTGCAGTGCATCAAAGGATCCTTAATGAGACAACCTATCATACATCCGTGTACTAATGAACTGCGTACCATGTGTGTGGCATGGTGGACTGCCAATCATGGCTCACTGACCTGCTTGGAATCGGCCACGTCGGTGACCATCTCGGTGTCGACGGTGGTGCTCTTCTTGGCGGTGCCATTGACGCCGCCGACGCAGAGAGGCTTCCGCAGGCCGAGCATCTCCTTCCACCGGCTGGATCCCTTGGCCGACGCCCTGTCGTCGCAGCGAAGCTCGTCGCGGAGCGTGGTGGGAGGCCGGCCGGAGGAGAAGCCGCCGTCCTTGAGGGGAAGGATCCTGCCCTTGGAGAAGAGCTGGTCGGCGGCCATCATGGGGTGGCTACCCACCGAGAACTCGAAGTTGATATCCTCCTCCTGGCACCGCAGGTTCATCGCCCGGTTCTgcaccggcggcggtggctcgacGACAAAGTCGCTGGAGAAGGAGATGCGCGGGCCCAGCGCCGGCGGCTGGCCGCCCCcgaacgccgcgccgccgtccgggTTGTACATGTTGATGCATGCCATTTTGACGCTCTGGTGGTGGTCGTGGCCTCTCCTCGCGCGCTTCTGCTCCCTCTCGTGCTCTCCCTTCTCCACTGTGAGCTCAATTCGCTTCGAGTTGCGAGGATGGAGGTGATGAGGCGTTTAAAAGGTGGTTGTGTGAGCAGGAAACGGGCTCGTTGTTGAATTGAATCAGAAACAGGTCACTGTTACGGCTCAAGGGTGGAGTGGCGCTTGAGGAGGGAGACGCCTATATAAAGGAGGGAGATGCGTGACGTGGAGCTCGGGTAGATGAGCGCTGCAGTTGTTTAGCACCGCCCGTGGTAAAATGCTGATGATTGAGTTCACAGGATGTTGACTGTCccttttctgtttctttttgCCAAGTCACCATGGATCAGCGTTAAGCAGCATGGCCAGTGTGTCACTGTGACTGGAATAGAAAATGTCAGGATGACCATAATCTTTTAACATTGTACCGCTGAATGCCAAATTGCCAGTGAGCAAAACTGTAATACCGACTGAATGAACGGTGTAACTAGAATACAAAATGTCAAGTCATATGTGGATTTATATTTTCAGCAGACTCGTCGTTCGTCGATTGTAAAATCTGCAAACATGTGTTTCTTGGAATTTACTGTTATTTTGTTGCTATATACACTTTAGAGATGATAATTGCTTTCATGGGCGACAAaagaatattaattatttttcttggGG of the Oryza sativa Japonica Group chromosome 2, ASM3414082v1 genome contains:
- the LOC4330817 gene encoding uncharacterized protein, which gives rise to MACINMYNPDGGAAFGGGQPPALGPRISFSSDFVVEPPPPVQNRAMNLRCQEEDINFEFSVGSHPMMAADQLFSKGRILPLKDGGFSSGRPPTTLRDELRCDDRASAKGSSRWKEMLGLRKPLCVGGVNGTAKKSTTVDTEMVTDVADSKQEQ
- the LOC4330816 gene encoding cyclin-dependent kinase inhibitor 1, which translates into the protein MGKYMRKFRGATGEELAAMEVTQVVGVRTRSRSAAAAGATTTKVKAASAASTRRRKALLPTAVVGTTRRDGGSCYLQLRSRMLFMAPPRPAPAARAPVVAEAAGSGNGAAAHAAAGLSRCSSTASSVDAAAQDRSLACRSDVAEAGSEHVPEGSASDSASGRDRERRETTPSSFLPGEVSDLESDLAGGQKRSRPLPSAATASAQQATRPKIPPAAEIEAFFAAAEEAEAKRFAAKYNFDVVRGVPLDAGRFEWTPVVSSRS